The nucleotide sequence ACAAATAGTTCTAATAGTAAATATAGTACAAAACCCGCCCCAATTTTGATCATAAACCAGCTCATTTTTATGAGTAAATTTCTTTAACAACTGATAAAAATACGTAAGAAAATAATAAAAATGGTAATGTTATTAAGCATACAGTCATCCTTAACTGAAACAGAAAATGCCTAGCTTTCGACTCAAAAGCCCCCTGGCACGTTTAATAACATTACCGGTTTCTCAATAAAGGGAGATTGTGAGCAAGGGAATAATCTCATAAAATCCATTTAAGTGAGACCGCACTCAATTTAACAGGCTTAAAATTGAAGTACATTTAAAGTGTGTTAGATCAGAAAAAATTGTCAATGTGATTTATTAAAAGATTTTGAATAGTACATTCAAACAATTGAAATGATTAGCAAAAATAGTTACAAAATTATGCTCCGCATTGCATTGAACTTTCATGTTAGATCCGTCCCCTTTTTATCCGCGCTATAAGTACCACTCTTAACAGCCATATTAGCCACGTTAATTAAAGCGAATAGTCGTGCCGACTTTATCAACAAGTAGGCCAATTATACTAAGTTCTGTATCCCCCTAGAGTTTCCACTTAGCTTCGAATCCCCGGATTTTCCTTGCATGCAGCAAGGAAATCATAAGAGATGAAATGCATCACGTCATTTTATTCACTTATTAAAAACGCTAACTCTTTGAATTATCAAAGCTTAAAAAATTAATCAGTTTTTTATTTGCAGGTATCGAAATTAAGGTCTAAATTTTAACTTATCGCAAGGTTAAAATTGACTACTAATTCAGTTCAATATGGATTCAATTAGCTAGCAATTTAAACAGCGGCAGTTACTGTAAAATGTTCTTAATTAAAATGCTCTTAATTCTTAATATGGGTAGTTTATTTATTAATATCGATGGTTTGATATAGATTATTTTGCATTAACACGTACATGTAGGAACATGTAGCGTAATCAAGGAATAAGGACAGAAGTAAAAGCATTACCTTTAACTTTGCAGCAATGCTCATCTCCACATGCACGCCCTGTGTATAGAAATTTTATAATCAACTACTTTGCGTAAAACCATATCTGCTGCTCGCTGTTTGGTTTACTATTTACCTAGGTTTTATTTAGGTTTTACTTTAGTTTTTACTTTAGTTTTATTTAAGTTTTTACTTTAGTTTTATTTAAGGTTTTAAATAACATTTTCTATTTGCAGGAGGCAATATGAACAAACATGGACGTTTCTATTCTTTTAACTCGAGAACAACTTCCTTTTTACCGACTCGTGTTCGCAAATCTTTAGTGTGTGAACTGCAGCTGCGCAGAAAGCGTATCTCTCTATTTACCCAAATAAAATCTCAGTCTGTCTCTGAAACTCTTGTAGCTAATCAATCAGCAATTCGAAGGGATCTTCATGTGAATAGTCAAAATCTGGGGAAAATATCTATTCGCAAATATTAATGATGACCATATTTCTACTCCGGAGACTAATTTTACAAATTAACCACTGCGGAGTGAATTAAAACGTTAATGGAGTAACGTTTAACTAGGAGAAAGCTCAATGGATTGAGTTATATGCAGGGAGCATAAAGGACGCCAGGATACTGGCAGTCATAGCATTCAAATAGCGCTACTTCTGTAACAGCTAAGCTAAAGTAAACAAGGCAGACGCTAAAGCATAGAAAGAAGCGACAAAATGCCATGACAAAGGGTTGATCAAAAGGATCCGATCATTCCTTGCTATGGATAGCAAAACAGAAACCACAGGTTTACTAGGTTTCGGAGAAATTGAGGTGTTGTAGATAGTAATTAATACCCTATGGATGGGGTAATACTATTGCTAATCGACCTCAAGCATTCTCTACATAGGTTCAAAAAAAACTATAAATATTAAACCGCTGTTGAATAGGGACAACGCCAATATAACTAGGGTTAAAGAGTTTAGCCATAAATTAGCAGTTACTCACCGCTATAACTTACAACTTACAACTTACAATGCAAATGAAAAGGAATTCACATGCCACGCAAACCAAGATTATACATCGCTAATATGCCGCACTTAATACAAGTATGTGGCAATAACTTACAATCATGTTTTTACTGCTCCAATGACTTTAACACCTACATCACAATACTTAATGCAAGCATAAATAAAACTAAGATAGCCCTACATGCCTTCGTTTTATTGGATAATCGCATTACGTTATTATTAACACCAAGTGATGAAGACAGCATAGGTCGATTAATGCAGGTAGTGAGTAGCAGTTATGTTAAGTACTTTAATCGACGATATCAGCGCACGGGTTCATTGTTCCAAGGAAGGCATAAATCATCAGTCATAGAGCCTAAGCAATTTTTACTATCAGCGATGCATTACATCGAGTATGCGCCGATTGTCAGTGGCATATGCCACCAACTCATCGACTATCCGTGGTCGAGCTATGGGCAAAATGCACAGCATCAGATAAATGATTTGTGTTTAGATGTTAGTCCCCACCCTATCTACTTGATGCTCGCCGATGACAAGCTTAATCGCAAGAACTGTTATCAAAGCATAAGTACACTAATTGACTCTAAAACGTTGAGCGATTTTATTACTGAACGTCTAAGCCATAACTTCCCTATTGGCGACAGTCAATTTTTGCGAAGTTTAGCGTTAAACCATAACTTCTACTTTACCAAGATGAAGCCTGGCAGACCGAGAAAACAGGCGATTTATCAGGGTGGTTTAGGCTCTGAAAACGGTCCTAAGTGCGGTTCTGAACAACGCTCTAGCAATGGCTCTAAGCAAAGCATTGAACTAGGCAATAGACAACGCGTCCCTATCATTGTCCATGAACCTAATAACAATGATTTAAGCCCTGAAAAAGGCAATGTCAAAGGCACCGTAAAAATTACTTCAAAGGTTTTCGACTATACCGTGATATAACAAGACATTACTTGCTATGAACAGCTTAAATCGAGCTAAAAATCGTATCCTTATAATGGCATTTAAGCGCACTTAAAAAATGTAAATAAATTGCTAACAAACGACCTGGTTTTATTGAAAAATATGATTCAAATCAAACCGAACTTGTAAAAAGTGATTATGCTTAGACTATAAACATAAAACTCAGGTGAGCTATGAACAAGATATTGGTTATCGCGGATGCAAGTATTGAAAAGAATATCGCTATAAGTGAAGGCGACAAGTTAGCTAAAGCTTATGATGCAACCATGCACGTTGTCTATTTTTTCCATGAAGATTTACGTGGTTTAAGAGCAAAAGGTGAAGCGTTTAAACAAAGCATTCTTGCTAGACTTGACGAAAAAGCGAATGACCAATTGGCCGAATACGCCAATAACAATCGTTATACTTATGAAGTTGTTTGGGAAAAGCACGTAGACCAATGGACCATTGATTACTGCCAAAGCCATGATCCAATTATGGTATTAAAAACCGGCCATCGCAGTGAGCGACTATTCTATACGCCAACTGACTGGCAGCTTATTCGTTATTGCCCTGCTCCGGTGTTTTTATTATCGGAAGAAAAATGGAAGCGTGCCGATGACATCTTAGCGGCAGTGGATTTAAGCACCAAAATTGAAGACAAACAGGCACTTAACCATACCATTTTAGCCAAAGCAAAAGAGTTGGCTACTAAACTCGATGTGAACGTTCAGGTATGTTACACCCCACTATTTTCAACGTTCTTAAGAGATCTTGGTTTGCAATACAAAGACGAAGTTGAAGTGGAAACTGAGAAAACCATGGCGCCGGTTATCGCAGAGCTTAGCGCACAATACCAAATACCGGTCGAGAACTTCCACATAAAAGCCGGTAAACCAGAGCAAGTGATCCCATCAACAGCTGCCAAACTTCGCACAGGCATTGTGGTTATCGGTTCCGTTGGACGAAAAGAAAAATTACTCGGTAGCACCGCAGAAAAAATCCTTGGTCTATTAAAAACCAACGTAATGGTGCTTAAACCCTAACGTGGCATGAGCACGATAACACAAACATATAGGGCAAAATAAGTAGGGTCAGATCCACTTAATTAAAGCTCATTTAGCTATCTCGCTTAGATTTTCTCACAAATACTCACGCAAACAGACACAGTGAGAGGGACAAAACAATGAACACAATTTTAGTCATTAACGATTCACAAGAACAAGATTACACTGCCATTAAACAGGCAGCAGATTTAGCCAAAGCCTACAAAGCAAAATTACATATCGTCAGTTTTTGCTATCACAACCTTCGCGGCGTGGTTGATATTGAAGAAGCGAAAGCGCGCATCGTTCAAGATCACCATGAAATTGCCGCGAATAAACTCGTGAACACCTTACAAGGCGTTGCTGACTATGATTTTGAAACGGTTTGGGAAAAGAACGTTGCGCCTTGGGTTAATAAATATGTGACCGACTTTAAACCGACAATGGTCATCAAAACAGGCCATCGCAGTGAAGCGCTCTTTTATACGCCAACGGATTGGCATTTGTTAAGAGAATGTCCAGCTCCGGTGTACATAGCCGCTAACAAAAAATGGCATAAAGCAAATACTGTACTGGCAACCATTGATATTGAAACATTGATGCCAGACAAGAAGCAACTTAATGAAAAGATATTGGAGCACGCAAGCATATTAGCCAAGCAATTAAATACAGAATTACACGTATGCTATGCAGTGCCGATTACTCCGATCCTTCGCAAATTAGGCATTCACAACAAAGAGAAAATGGAATCTGATTATCGTGCGGATCTTGGTGATGTGCTCAAGCTCATTGCAACGAGTTTTGGCATTGATATTAACAATATTCATATCAAAGCCGGCCAAGTAGACAAAGTGATCACGTCTGTGGCTGCAGATTGCAAGGCCAGCATTGTTGTTACCGGTACAGTGGGCAGAAAAGGTCTTGAGCAGAAGATCATCGGTAATACCGCTGAGAGCATCTTGAGCTTATTAAAAACCGATGTGTTGGCGCTGAAGCCTTAATACGAGGTTTATGGACAGTGTTTCCGTCATTACGTCCCACGACGTCAACTTATCGTATCCTAAACCTTAATCAACTCCCTGAATTTATTTCAGGGTCTCAGGATAATTCACAAGCACCATTTCGACTCCCTGAATTTATTTCAGGGTCTCAGGAGAATTCACAAGCACCATTTCGACTCCCTGAATTTATTTCAGGGTCTCTCCTCAAGCCAGACAGATACTGAAACAAGTTCAGCAAATCACGGTTTGGTTCAGCAAGTCTAGGTTTAGCTCTGTAATTTAACTCTCTATCTCGACTCCCTGAATTTATTTCAGGGTCTCAGGAGAATTCACAAGCACCATTTCGACTCCCTAATTTATTTCAGGGTCTCAATAAACTAAATCAACGTATTACACAAATCATCCCAGTGAGGATTAACCTTCTCGATCAAGTTTATCTTCCACTGTCGGCGCCAATTCTTGAGCTGTTTCTCTCGCGTAAGCGCATCATAGAATGTATCAAACAATTCGAAATAAACTAATTTGTCCAAGTTATATCTTTTAGAAAAGCTTCCGGTAACTTTGAAGCGGTGTTGGTCAATTCGATTTTCTAAATTACTGGTCGCTCCAATATATAGAGTTCCATTAGGTTTATTGGTGAGAATATATATCGCAGCTTTGTTCATATTGAATTCCTTTTCAATTGATTGAATCCAAAGTATAGATGCTTTTTCATGAGATACTGAAACAAGTTCAGCAAGTCGAATTTTGGTTCAGCAAATCACGGTTTGGTTCAGCACGTCTAATTTGGGTTCAGAAAATCTAGGTTTAGCTCTGTAATTTAACTCTCTATCTCGACTCCCTGAATTTATTTCAGGGTCTCAGAAGAATTCACAAGCACCATTTCGACTCCCTGAATTTATTTCAGGGTCTCAATAAACTAAATCAACGTATTACACAAATCATCCCAGTGAGGATTAACCTTCTCGATCAAGTTTATCTTCCACTGTCGGCGCCAATTCTTGAGCTGTTTCTCTCGCGTAAGCGCATCATAGAATGTATCAAACAATTCGAAATAAACTAATTTGTCCAAGTTATATCTTTTAGAAAAGCTTCCGGTAACTTTGAAACGGTGTTGGTCAATTCGATTTTCTAAATTACTGGTCGCTCCAATATATAGAGTTCCATTAGGTTTATTGGTGAGAATATATATCGCAGCTTTGTTCATATTGAATTCCTTTTCAATTGATTGAATCCAAAGTATAGATGCTTTTTCATGAGATACTGAAACAAGTTCAGCAAGTCGAATTTTGGTTCAGCAAATCTAGGTTTGGTTCAGCACGTCTAATTTGGGTTCAGAAAATCTAGGTTTAGCTCTGTAATTTAACTCTCTATCTCGACTCCCTGAATTTATTTCAGGGTCTTTTCTCAAGCCAGACCGATACTGAAACAAGTTCAGCAAATCACGGTTTGGTTCAGCAAATCACGGTTTGGTTCCGCAAGTCGAAGTGTGGTTCAGCAAATCGAAGTATGCTTCAGAAAGTCGAGGAATGATTTCGAATATCAAGAATAATTCCATTAATACTGGAATCGATTCGACTATATACATCACAATAATACTGGTCTCAGAGTCCATTAAATAGAGCCCATTATATACAAAGCTTAATAACTTGCTGATTACAGATCTATCAGGCATAAAAAAACGTCGGAATTACCGACGTTTTTTGTGTTTAGAACCTAACTCCTATCGCTGCTTTATCTTAGAACGGGAAGAAGTTGAAAGTGTATTTCGTTTCAATTTCATTCACATCCATGGCGCCGAAGTTAATCAGCTTAATACGAGCAATTAGTTTGCTTGCAAAGTCATCATAGTCGATATCGCTGCTGATGATTTTCACATCTTTAACACTACCATTTGGCATGATCACCAATGACACGACTACTTTACCTTCTAGGCCTGGGTCTTGACGAAGAGCACGGCGATAGATTGAGTAAATCGCACCTTTGTTCTTATCAAATACCTGACGTACCGATTCAGTAGTACGGTTACCGCTAGCAATTTCAGATGCCGTTTGCTCTGAGACTTCATCAGCGCCGCCTTCAGTTGCTACTTTTGCAGTAAACGCTGTTGTATCACGACCTTCAAGTTCGCCGCCACCGCCAACATCTGACGATAAGCTTGAGCTTTTAACACCACCACTGGTGCTTGTCGCTTTGCCACCTAACAAAACACGCTCTGTAGTTTCAGCTTCACCAGCACCTTCCATCAGCTCAGTTTTACCAAGCTTATCAACATCAACCGTTTCACGCATCGCGCTCAACTCGTCAGATAAAGCTAACAAGCCAGAGCTCTTCGCTTTCTCTTTGGCGTTTTGCTGTTTTTCTTGCTCGCTTAATTCAGGCTTAACTTCTGGCTCTTTTTCGACCTCTTCTTCAACCTTCTCTTCTTCGACAACTTCTGGCTCTGGCGGAAGTTCTGGTTCAGGCTCTGGCGGCACAACTTCAACTTTTCTTTCAAGTATTTTTACCAACTGCGGAGGGATTTTTTCAATCTCTTCACGAGTTTTTTCCGGTAAAGTCACGATCGATACGATAAAAGTAAAAATAAGCGTTGCGACTAAAAATACAACAATTATACGATTAAAGGTTTTGTTATCTTCTGCAGCATTCCATTTTGGCATAGCATTTTTATCGATTTTACTCACGATGCATTTGCCTCCACGTCATTAGCTGCTGCATTGCTATTTTGCTCGATGATTTCTTCATCGCTTGCGCCATACATTTGCTCAACTGCTAATGAGATATTGGTATATCCTGCTTGTGCCGATGTTTGCATGATTTTTTTCAATAATGCATATTCAACACTCTTATCCGCCATGATATTAATCGAACGGCCATTTTCTAACTCATATTGAGTTAAATTAGGACGTTTTGATTTTTGATATTCAAGTTCAGTGGTTAGTTTTTCAATAACGACCGACTCACTATTTACCACTTCTTCAACGCTGATAATTTTACGACCTTGTAAAATCACATTTTTGCGATTGATAGTTAACATCAAATTATCTTCAGCAGCCTCTTTAGATAAAGACTCAGGTAACTTAATATCTTTGTTGTTTTGCAACACTTGCACATCTGAGGCATTTACCATTAAGAAGAAAACTAAAATGGTAAAGATATCCATCAATGACACTAAACTCAGCTTAGAGGTTTTATTCATTCGCTGATGGTGTCTCGCCATACGCTTGGCTCTTACAGACTGCTTCATTGAGAACCTCCTTGGCTTGCTTGCCCCACGGCTTCTACTAGTTCAGCATTTTTAACGTTTGGCGCATCACCTAAAGAGATATCAGGAAACAATTCAGCATCAACCACTGACGCTGCCACAACTGCTTTATAAGAGCGGGCATTATCCATTAAAGTGACAATACTTTGATAATCGATTTCTGGTTCAAGTAACAACGATAAATCGCGTTTTTCAATGCCCTGCTGTGCTAATAATTGCTTCACTTGCTTCAATGTTGCCACTAAAGTTTTGTAATCGTAACCATCGGCAGTTGAAGGTATGGTTTTTAGCAAATATGTTTGCGGGTAATACACTTCAATCTGATCCTTGCGAACCATGACTTCTAATTGTTTTACCTCGTCACTATCTGTCTCAGCCTGCAAGGCTGGATCAGTCAACTCAGGTAACTTAAGATCGAGAACGGTAATATGTGAAAATACCATCATCATCAAAAGCACAGGCACAAGTACGATCATCAAGTTCATAAATGACGTGATGTCTAACTCAGCCTCCTGACGTTTGATACGGGGTTTTCTTAACATAATATCTACCTAAATTAATCTGTAGAGCGTGATTTAGCAGCAACAGTGTTGTTTTTGCTAATGATGTTTAAGAATTTCACACCAGCCATTTCTAAGTTATCGACGATTTCAGTTGTCTTAGTTTGTAAGACTGAATGACAAAGCAATAATGGAATTGCTGCAATCAAACCAAATGCTGTTGTGTTCATCGCAACAGAGATTGATTGTGATAATAATGACGCTTTCTCAGCAGGATCAGCACTTGCTACGGCAGAGAATGCAGCGATCAGACCAATGATAGTACCAAGTAGACCTAACAAGGTAGAGATGTTTGCTAACGTTGCTAAGTACGACGTACGTTTTTCTAAACGCGGCAATGTTTCCATTACACCTTCTTCCATTGCAAATTCAATTTCATCACGACGTGGTGTCTGCTGCATGCGATTTACACCCGCTTTGAAGATTTGTGAAATCGCCGCGCTATCGTTTAATTTTGCGATGCCGTCAAAATCAAGATTTTGTAGCATTGGCGTGATGTTATTCATCGCAGCGCCATTTTGCTTAGACATTTTAAATAGGTAAATTGCACGCTCAACGGCAATTGCTAAACCAATTGCTAATACGATGGCAATTGGAAACATGAAGGTGCCACCTTCTTGGAAAAAACGGATAATTGTATCAAACATAGGGTCCTACCTTTTTATTATAATGTTTTGTATAAAGTTAAAAATTTGGTTAAAAATTCGGTTAAAAATTAATTCTGTTTAGCTTATAAAGCTAAAAATGCTATTGCTGTTTTGATTGTTCGTGGTATGCATGCTCGCGCTGCAAACTCTCTACTTCAATCGGCTTAAATGTCATTTCAATTTTGCTGTTAATTGGCTTCGATGAAACCGGTTTTTGATCCGCTTTCTGCCATGGCACAATTGACAACACTTTAGGTTGTTCTTTATCACCGACAATGGTTGACTCAAGCGTGATCACAGCGCGCTTAGGCTTAGCATTTTTAAGTGCTTGCTCATCGGCTAACGCGGCATCATCGGTTTCGCCACTGCCATCTTCATCAATTAAATCTTCTGCATTGGCCATGTTTTCATGCACAACTTCAGAGTTAGCAACTTCAACATTAGTTTCTTCAGCTTGTTCGCTTTGCGCTACCGCCATAGGTACAAACAAACCAGACACACTAATACTTAATGCAAATAGCACTGAGTTTTTTGACACTAACAGATTCGAAAAATTAGGTTTATTCACCGCCATTCTCCTGATTGTTTTCTGCTTCAGCGGCAACCTTTGCCGCTTCTTGGCGAGCAATTTGTTTTAGCTGAAGGCCTAAATCTCTGATCCAGCCTTTTACTTTCTTGTTTTCGCCATTGGTCAACAACTCATAGGTTTCATAGCTTGCTAACGCGTCTGCTTTGTTGCCTATATATAAGTCGTTCAAAATCGCTAGATTTAAATGCGCAGGCGCAAAACCTTGCCAGCTTGCAATGGCTGCCTGGTAACTTACTTTGGCTTGTTCAAATTCGCCTAATTTACGTTGTAGTAACCCTAAGCGGTTATAAGCAAAGTAGTTATTTGGGTTTATCGCAACGGCTTGACTAAAGTGCGCTTTGGCTGCTTCATCATTGTTTTCAGTCAGGGCAATATCACCAAGATATACTTGAATACCCGATAACGTTGGATGTTGCTCTGCAAGTGCTGTTAAATCAGTAGAGCTTTTATTGGTAACCGCTGCGTTAATCGCTTGCTTAACACTCGCGTCGACAGGCGCCGCATTATCAAGATAGGCGTTTGGAGCGGCCTTTAACGCTGCCAATTGTTGTTGCTTAGCTTGCGCGGCTTTTTCCGCATCAGACATCGTCTGTTCTACAACTTCTTCAACGGCTTGATTAGCAGTTGTATCTGTTGCATTAGCAGCTTCGGTTTCAACAATCTCTGGTGATGATGAACACGCCGCTAAGGTAATTGCTGAGCTTGCAAGCAACCATTTAGCCGGTACTCGCAATTGATTAATAAACTTCATTAATATTCTCCACAATTTGCTCTTGCTTGTTGTATCGACCAGGCATTAATTCAGCCAGCGCTGCAAAGCTACGTTTTACCCATGCATCATAAACCCCACCTTGCGTGCGCTGTGCATTGGTTTCATGCACTGCGATCGCTTGGTCTTCAAATGGGAAGCTTTGTTCTTCAAGCAGTATTTCATATTGCTCAAGCTCTAATGCATCTAAATCTTTCGGACGCTCTGAAGCCAATAAATCTTTACCTAGTTGACGATACACCTCACCAATTCGATAGTTTGCCGTGGTTGCAAACTCGGCAACTTGGTAACCTACAACTTGGTTGTATGCTGCAAGTGTGGTGTTTAATAACTCACGTTTTTTCGCTAAAGATTGATTTAACGGTAAGGTTAACTTGGCGCGTCTAAAGGCGATCATTTTCTCATCGGCAAAGACTAATTGAGACATCGCGGCTAAATAACGAGAGCGTGCGGTTCTTTCTGCGCCTATCGCTTTACTATCTGCTTCGACAATTTTCTTCAGCCAGAATTTCCGTTTGTACTCATCGCCTTCTTTGGTCAAGCTTTGCTCTGAGTCTTTATTGTAAAACTCACTCATAATAAACTTAGCTTCCAATGCCGTTGAATATGGCATCGGGTAAGTATGAGCGTAGCTGCGATAGGCACGCATTGCTTGGTTCTTATTACCGGCTTTCATATAAGTTTCAGCCGATAACCAAAGCATCTGACGGGTGTCTTGTGACTTAGGATTTACCGACCATGTCATCTTCAGGTAGTTCGCGGCTTGTTCCCATTGACCCGTTTGTTGGAATGCAAAGGCCAATTTTGTTGGGATATCTTTTGATAACTCATTATTTGGGTAGCGCGTTCTAAAATCAGAAAATTGATTAATCGCTTGCTTGTACTTTTTCTGGGTCAACAAATGTGTACC is from Thalassotalea crassostreae and encodes:
- a CDS encoding universal stress protein, producing MNKILVIADASIEKNIAISEGDKLAKAYDATMHVVYFFHEDLRGLRAKGEAFKQSILARLDEKANDQLAEYANNNRYTYEVVWEKHVDQWTIDYCQSHDPIMVLKTGHRSERLFYTPTDWQLIRYCPAPVFLLSEEKWKRADDILAAVDLSTKIEDKQALNHTILAKAKELATKLDVNVQVCYTPLFSTFLRDLGLQYKDEVEVETEKTMAPVIAELSAQYQIPVENFHIKAGKPEQVIPSTAAKLRTGIVVIGSVGRKEKLLGSTAEKILGLLKTNVMVLKP
- a CDS encoding MotA/TolQ/ExbB proton channel family protein produces the protein MFDTIIRFFQEGGTFMFPIAIVLAIGLAIAVERAIYLFKMSKQNGAAMNNITPMLQNLDFDGIAKLNDSAAISQIFKAGVNRMQQTPRRDEIEFAMEEGVMETLPRLEKRTSYLATLANISTLLGLLGTIIGLIAAFSAVASADPAEKASLLSQSISVAMNTTAFGLIAAIPLLLCHSVLQTKTTEIVDNLEMAGVKFLNIISKNNTVAAKSRSTD
- a CDS encoding universal stress protein; translated protein: MNTILVINDSQEQDYTAIKQAADLAKAYKAKLHIVSFCYHNLRGVVDIEEAKARIVQDHHEIAANKLVNTLQGVADYDFETVWEKNVAPWVNKYVTDFKPTMVIKTGHRSEALFYTPTDWHLLRECPAPVYIAANKKWHKANTVLATIDIETLMPDKKQLNEKILEHASILAKQLNTELHVCYAVPITPILRKLGIHNKEKMESDYRADLGDVLKLIATSFGIDINNIHIKAGQVDKVITSVAADCKASIVVTGTVGRKGLEQKIIGNTAESILSLLKTDVLALKP
- a CDS encoding tetratricopeptide repeat protein, with the translated sequence MKFINQLRVPAKWLLASSAITLAACSSSPEIVETEAANATDTTANQAVEEVVEQTMSDAEKAAQAKQQQLAALKAAPNAYLDNAAPVDASVKQAINAAVTNKSSTDLTALAEQHPTLSGIQVYLGDIALTENNDEAAKAHFSQAVAINPNNYFAYNRLGLLQRKLGEFEQAKVSYQAAIASWQGFAPAHLNLAILNDLYIGNKADALASYETYELLTNGENKKVKGWIRDLGLQLKQIARQEAAKVAAEAENNQENGGE
- a CDS encoding GIY-YIG nuclease family protein, which translates into the protein MNKAAIYILTNKPNGTLYIGATSNLENRIDQHRFKVTGSFSKRYNLDKLVYFELFDTFYDALTREKQLKNWRRQWKINLIEKVNPHWDDLCNTLI
- a CDS encoding GIY-YIG nuclease family protein, which translates into the protein MNKAAIYILTNKPNGTLYIGATSNLENRIDQHRFKVTGSFSKRYNLDKLVYFELFDTFYDALTREKQLKNWRRQWKINLIEKVNPHWDDLCNTLI
- a CDS encoding ExbD/TolR family protein, whose product is MKQSVRAKRMARHHQRMNKTSKLSLVSLMDIFTILVFFLMVNASDVQVLQNNKDIKLPESLSKEAAEDNLMLTINRKNVILQGRKIISVEEVVNSESVVIEKLTTELEYQKSKRPNLTQYELENGRSINIMADKSVEYALLKKIMQTSAQAGYTNISLAVEQMYGASDEEIIEQNSNAAANDVEANAS
- a CDS encoding AgmX/PglI C-terminal domain-containing protein, which codes for MSKIDKNAMPKWNAAEDNKTFNRIIVVFLVATLIFTFIVSIVTLPEKTREEIEKIPPQLVKILERKVEVVPPEPEPELPPEPEVVEEEKVEEEVEKEPEVKPELSEQEKQQNAKEKAKSSGLLALSDELSAMRETVDVDKLGKTELMEGAGEAETTERVLLGGKATSTSGGVKSSSLSSDVGGGGELEGRDTTAFTAKVATEGGADEVSEQTASEIASGNRTTESVRQVFDKNKGAIYSIYRRALRQDPGLEGKVVVSLVIMPNGSVKDVKIISSDIDYDDFASKLIARIKLINFGAMDVNEIETKYTFNFFPF
- a CDS encoding ExbD/TolR family protein, which produces MLRKPRIKRQEAELDITSFMNLMIVLVPVLLMMMVFSHITVLDLKLPELTDPALQAETDSDEVKQLEVMVRKDQIEVYYPQTYLLKTIPSTADGYDYKTLVATLKQVKQLLAQQGIEKRDLSLLLEPEIDYQSIVTLMDNARSYKAVVAASVVDAELFPDISLGDAPNVKNAELVEAVGQASQGGSQ